The Spodoptera frugiperda isolate SF20-4 chromosome 2, AGI-APGP_CSIRO_Sfru_2.0, whole genome shotgun sequence genome includes the window aggcgCCTCAATTCTATTTGCATACACTTGTAAAATCTAGTTATTTatgagaaattaaaataaacatatctttTAATGAGTAGTAATCCCAGAAAAGTCTTTTACTCCTAATACTCCTATAAAAGTCCAGCTTTccagtataaatattaaattattaattgatacTCGCGATTGTTTTGGCAGATGTTTTGCACCATATTCTCTCtgacagtatttttattttatcaacaagAAACTTTAAGTAACCACTAAAAGAATTATCTTTAACAATTATTTGATAAAACGTGACTTACACGTTTGTAGTAGTAATTTCATCCCAAGCACCTTGAGATAAGGTCTAATACCACATACTATTCGACTGATATAGCACATCTATCATTAAAAATCGCGAGCTTGATATTGAGTAGGATAACCACGTTTATTTAGAACTCTATTAACATTTGTATAAGGCAGTGGATGGCAAATCACATGAACATTATCTTTACACACTGAGAAAATTAACGAATTTGCGTCCAAAAGCTTCATCACTTAAATTCACGAGTAAACTGATcatatattaaatacaatatacacTATTATATTCACAGCGCGCACTTCTTTCACTTTGTAACAAATGTTTGCACAAATATTGGTTCACAAGTTTGTGATTGGTCGGTCACTCGGGGCTGATGTCACTGTTCAGTGATCATTTGGAGGGGGACGTGAGACCAAGGGCCGCTGATAATAACCGCACCACGTTCTTCTGCTCCGTCTTGTCGTTTTCTGAAAGATTACAATACATTATTGCAATGAGTCTTCtgattttttataagtatgtatctaccaagaaataatttaaaataaggttccGTAAAGCATTAAAGGATCCTGGATTTATCGCGTTtgcattataaatgcgaaaccTAATCATAAATACGCTACATTAGCTTAGCCAGTCGTGTGCGGAACGGAGATccatgcgagacacaatgtattttctattattgtcttatatacgaatagaatagaattagaCACGAAAGAAGGTATCTTGTCTAATAAACAGGAACAACATAACAAACAGCGGCAATCTCTACATTCATCTAACTTTATcaaaattgtttcattatttaagAATGAAAGCACAATACAACATACCTATCAGTTACTatcataaatatcaaaataagtgTACTTCATAAAAGACTACAATACATACCATCATCACCAGTGACATGTTTCTCGAGATTGAGTTTCTCCTGCGCGACCTGGTAGATTCCTTCCTCGATGGTGCCGCAGCTCAGCAGGCGGTATATCGTCACTGGACGCGTCTGGCCCATCCTGTGACATCTGGAAACACCAAACATATTGTCATTATTCCTTAGGTTAGAAATAAGTTGGtatgagcagacagatcacctgatggtaagcaatcactcgGTCGGTTAAGTAGTTTGAAGACCGGAGAAATACAACATAAGCGTTGTACCACGCAAGTCTTTTAAGTGAGGCCCTGATATCACTCCAGACGAACCTACCCATACATGCTGATATTGGCTCGATTCACACACGAAACTATAGtatttttgtgatccacaaattatggTTCCAGGTCTTGTTACAATGTGAatatcaaacattattttctgtAAAAGCACTTACGACACGAGAGACAAATAGtttcaatttaatgttaataatgattaagtctttgactgccaatagaaaactgttgaaggcaaatcctccgctaacgtcggtcaccggtgatcacCACGGCGTGCAATGTGTTAATAGataatgtattaataataacacTGACCTGTCCTCAGCTTGCTTATCATTGTAAGGGTTGAAGTCTATATCGTGTATGATGACGGTGTCTGCGGCAGTGAGGTTGATGCCCAGCCCGCCCGCCTTCGTCGACAGCAGGAACACGAAGATATCCTCGTTGTTGTACTGGTCTATTAAGTCTTGTCTGCAATTacgaaattaaaatatcattacgtAATGTCACTTATGTGTAGGGTTGGTTAGGAGATGCATATCAATGTCGTAAAGATTTTTTAAGAGTTATGTTCGTGAGTCTTGAGTACTAAACAAAAACAGTGGTTTAGAACATTCTCACATCTTATTAGTAATATTGTATACTCTACTTATCAcagtttataaatagatttgaaAAAGATCCACATAATAAGTCACATAATGTACGTGTAGTAATACCAAAAGACAAGTATAACCTACCTATCAGGGACGGCAGTGCTGCCATCTAGCCGCAGATACCGGTGCCTGCGTATAGTGAGGTAGGGCTCGAGGATGTCCAGCATCATGGTGAACTGGCTGAATATCAGCACGCGGTGCCCGCCCGCCTTCAGTCGCGGCAACATCTCGTCCAACTTCTGGAACTTGCCCGAGTCCAGGATTAGGTGCTCGGGTAGGGAGTATGATGATATACACTGGAATAGAGAGAGAAATGTATTAGTATTGAGTTTGTAGAGCGAAGTAGgtgttttgtaaagaaaattagGAAGTAAATAGGGTCGATGACCGTGAATACTAATCAATAAGATGAAGAGAAtataaaaatttgaatttgtGTGATGTTTTACTCTTGCATCATGTCTTCACATGAGTAAAACATCGCACAAATTAACACAAAGTTTAAAGCTATAGAGCTGCTATAGACTGTAGTCTGTACTCtggatagaaataaataaatagttttcacATTCATTGCCTATCAGCAACACTTTTCATCACCATCAATCATTAGATGATGGTTACGGGTGAATGAATTTACAATTTGACAACAAAAATCATCAATTTTCATACACTATTTGAATAGCAACTAGAGCTAATTAATGCAACATCTTACGCTATACTGCAGCGTGAGCTGGTGTATCTGGAAGTCGGACATGCAGAGCAGGTCCTCCCAGGCGTACTGCTCGTTGTTCTCCTTGTAGGCGGGGTCCCGGGCCAGGCGCGCCGCGGCCCCGCGCAGCGCGCTGTCCGCGTAGTGGTACCGCAGCAGCAAAGGGTGGTTGGCCAACTTGCGCATGTCCATCATCATCGACATGCCGCTCTGCTCTGTTGTGGCGTGGATCTGGGGGGAACGGGGGGAGTTATAACTCATTTTGATGTTCCGTTTAAAgttaaagaaatattcaagGGTGTAATAACACTCATTTTTGATATTACACATTTACTATTAAAGAGAAAATCGTATTTGATGATTCCAAAAGCACATAAATAACTCATATTAAACATGTTTCTCTGGAAATAGCGTCAGAATCATTAAGTTTAGTTTTCGAAAATATGTATagtgtatatttttgttctattaAGTGCATGTTTCAAGCATTTTTGGTAGATATTTTGGTACTTCCGACAATACTTTGATTTAAAATACGagactatacatataaataacaaaataaatataaagaactATAACATAAccagaaattataattaattttaacaagcTAAGACTACTCTTAtttctacaaaacaaaaataaaaaaacactcacCGAACCATCCTTAGCAGAGAAACTAGCAATAAGGTTCTTATACAGGATCCCCTGTCTCTCCGACATGGGGCAGAGCTCCCTGTGGTTGGTCTTCTTGGGCAGGTCCTGCAGCACGTCTCTCTTCAGCCGACGGAGCACGAACGGCTTCATGATGCGCTTGGCCTGAGTAATCTGACTCTGCTCGAAGGGCAGCTCGTCATCTTCTTGCTTGCCTTCTGCCTTTTTCGTTGTTTTAGATTTCTGAAATTTGAAGTTAAAGATGTGTAATGTGAGATGAAGTCGAATGCTACGAATGATCCTGTAGTGTAATGTGTATCCTGTAATGGGATTGAGTAACTcaacacaaattgttatttcgggtttggatgtgatgtgtatgggtgtgatgtatgtttgtaaacagagaaaatcctagtgtggggcaagtgTACTGAGTAACAATCAACAGATATACATACATCTTACAACAACATATGGATTGCCTCATGGGTCAAGAAGTCGTGTATATACGTAATGGTAATTAAGGACTGTTGGTTTCAAAGaaattttcaaagtaaaactTACAGCAGTCTTCTGGAACAAACTCTTAAGGTCATCAGTCTTCCCGGAGAACATGTGAGGCATGACGAAGCACAGCAGGGACATCAGCTCCAACAGGTTGTTCTGCAGCGGAGTGCCAGTCAGCAGGAGGCGGTGCTTCGACTGTAATGGAAATTACACTTTGTTATTTACTCTATAATGTTCATAATGCAAATAGAAGCGAGCAAGCGAGTTGGAGACTGATTAAAAGGGTCTACTTTATCAGAGCGAacgttttttatggaataaaccggtaaacgagcagacggataacctgactgtaagcaatcgccgccgctgatggacacttgaaacaccagtggcgttacaagtgcgttgctggccatAATtaggtaggaatttaagggttgttggggaaacgggAATGGTCTCTATTACCCATGGGAAGATTAAGAGTGGTGataatgtattctactctgtcagaatataaaagtaaataaacttgCCTTAATTTTAAGCAGATTGTCGTATCGCTGCGTGGACATGTTCTTGAGCATATGTGCCTCGTCGTAGATGACGTAGTGCATCGCCGTGATGCGGAACATCTTGCGCTCCTCCGGGCAACTGTTCACCATTGTGTACCTGGGAAATACATTTATTGGTACAGTTAAATAAGTCATTAAACTGGTTGAATGTTGTAATAAGAGACGTTATACGCGTCAGATTTCACGCTGCTTATGATTATGAGCTCCTGTCGTGGTTCAAAAGTATTCGAATCACCTCGTCATACAGTTGTGCGAGAAAACCgtacaacgaaataaataaatcctcaCAATAAAGTAGACATTATCATATACGTCACTAAAATCAATTCTTAAGCGTTATGTGAAAGAACATgcatttttcaaaacaaatatttgagtTTGAGTCAAGAAACATTCTATAACAAATGTAATATCAAGAATACAGATGTAATAACTATTCAACTatgttttatcataaataataataaagaactcaCGTGGTAAGTACGATATCAACGTCATCGAGTCCCCTGGCGTACTGTATGCGCAGTTGTCGCCTCTCCTCGGGATGTCCGTAGTACTTGCTCACGCGCAGCGCCGGGCACCACCGCGCTAGCTCACTGCTCCAGTTGTCTACAACCATCACATGTACCTTAGTTACCTTTGGTCATGTTGCAAGCAAAACAATTtgagtaaaaatgttttaaagagAAGTCTTgtgcctttgccctgcagtgggacgactatggctgaaaaagaaatgaaatgaaagagaagtattttttctaacactacaacattatttttactgtAAAAAGTTGTGAGTGTTACACACAAAAACACTGAACACATCTAAATAGCATTTGGTACAGACTGATAGTATAATGTAAAGGCTACTTTTCCGAGTATCCGCTAGCGAGAAACTAATTTCATATAAGAACACAGACAATGAAAACTATATCTCACTTACCAAGTGTAGAAGCAGGTACAACAATCAAATGTGTTCCCCTCGCCTGGCCGGTTTCCTTCAGATGTGCCAGGAACGCTATCACCTGGACAGTTTTGCCCAGCCCCATCTCATCGGCCAGGATACCCGAGACTCCCTGCTTATGCAGCACTGCAAGCCAGTTCAGGCCTACCAACTGGTATGGTGCGAGTTTCAAGCTGTAagatttttaagtaatattagtatagagaaaataaaaataaaataaacaacgtcacgccttttatctccgaaggggtaggcagaagtgcacattacggcacgtaatgccgctatacaatgtacaaccacttttcaccatttgggttataagtcccatgtaatagggggtgagtctattgccatatactgaacacaattccagactccgtgctactactgagaaatttttcgaaaatccgaaaaaagctcagtaatactttgcccgacccgggaatacCGAGACACCTTgtgcggcagtcgcacttgcgaccactcgaccaacgaggcagtcaagtatTAGTATAGAGTATTTCTATTTATCAATTGTATGACAAAAAGTCTTTAGTTCAATGTCAGGTCAGGAACAATATTAGTAGAATTTGGGTCATGCTTAAATTAGAATTTGTCAAACATGTTACTACATTTATACAATGTTGTTAGATGATCATTTTAAAGTATAGATTcttatggagaaaaacgagcagcAAACTTTATCATTACTCTCTACTCacaatacattacattactAACATAGTTTAACCTAAGCTATGTGGATTTTTAGATAGTATTAGATAGCACCCGTGACTTAGTCCGCGTAAAATAATGTCTTGTGGCAGAATTTGggcttttgaattatttgaatttccttagctataaacctcatagagctcgagacctttccaacaaatgcaaaactgTGAAATCAGGAATAGACAGAATAGAAGAAATAGACTAGCGACccgtcccagcttcgcatgggtgcaatggtgatatattatgcatataaaccttcctcttgaatcactctacctattacaaaaaaccgcatcaaaatccgttgcgtaattttaaagatttaagcacacagacaaacacaaaaatagcgactttgttttataccttTCATGCAAAATGGCGGGTTGTTTGAGCcggcccgcgcccgccgccaccGCGGACTCCAACTGCTGGGCGAGGACGACGCACTTCTTCATCAGCCGCTGGATGTTGTTCCTCGTCGTCAACAGCTCTTGCGTGGAGTTCAGAAGCTCCGTACTCAACGTCTTATTGCTGTTAAACTTTTCTACCTGGAAaattatagttacatttttaataactatgtCGAACTGGACTGGGAAAATACTGGAGTTGTTATTAGTTTGCCTTTTATGTAGGTGATAGGTATCTTCAAGAGTAACTCCGGGTCAAAGCAGGAGGAAGGGACGGGGTGGtcttttgtcagtaagagtctgatactccttctcgcaGGTATCTTCAAGAGTACATGAATCAATCTTTTATGACTGTATTCTCTACCAGACAACCACAACCCACAAACACACTTTACATTCATAGAAAGTTAGCAATTTCTTATAACTTTACCACAATTTATTATGAGAAAAATAACgatattttataggtaagtGAAAAAGATGCTTACCATATCAACCCAGCCCTTGAAAGGTCTCAAAGACATGATGGCTTCAGCTTTCTTCTGTGAGCATCCACTGAGCAAGGACAGCTCATTCATATTACTATTGTTGAGGAACTCGAACACTTTCTTCTTGTCGCCTATAAGATCATCTGTGACCTCATTGTCAGAATCCTCACTGTGAAACAAAGTTGGAACAGGTTATTGTACATTCAGATCAAATTGATTTTAGTAGGATGCTattatagaattttaatttactacACAGCTCTTTTTTCTTAGAatgttgccccactttaggattttctcctgggtcctggatgcgtttacaaacatacaagttcacatgcacatgacacaagATCCGAAACttcaatttctggatcacataaaatgttgttccatgcgggaatcgaaccctctagacgttgcacggcagtcagttgcctagccaccacaCCAATCAtgcagtcaaaataaataattatgatttcctAGCAACACTTTTTCTAATCCGAAAACTAGAACTCTTATAAGTTTTCGTGTTCATATCTAATACATTGTCTATAGACATAACAAATTACAAGTGACTGCAACATTAAGGAAACTTCCTATCAAAACTACaactaacataacataacattaaaatgacTCAAACAACGAGTTCTACATACCTGTCATAAACTCTATCATCTTTTCCTTTTTTGACGCCATAATCGTCGTCTTCACTACCACTACTACCCCCCCTTTCCCTTCCTCCCTTGGTCGCCAAGGGTTTCCTCACCACCACATTCATCTTAGGTCCACTAGTCACTCTGACTATCCCCATGTTAGTGTAAGTTCTTGGGGCACTCTGTCCAGACACACCCGGCTTGGAACCGAAGTATGTGGATGTGGATCCTCTGTCGTTACTCTCAGGGTCATGCATCAGCAGCTCGTCCCTGGCTCGCTCCTCACTCCAGCCATGTTTTATTAGTGTGTTTTTGACGAActgtaaaaatgttataagcAATGAGAAAGGGccaaatgtatattaattttgtgttaagCAAAGAGTTTTTTTGTGTACAATATTGAAGGTTATTACACAAAATACCAAGAAAAGTATatgaatataaaacattacttaCTATTGGAGATATATCAGGAAACATTTCCAGCATATTTCTAAATCTTCTCTCTTTGACTGCAGTTGTGAGTTCCACAGTAACAGTGGGCTTCTTAGCGGGACTCGCTGCATCATCGGAGTCCGAGTCTTGCAGCCGTATCCGCTTGTAAACCACTGGTACATTCCTAACTACCACTGTATTTGGCGCAGCCAtcctaattttattgttgtgcATCATTTCTGTAAAGAAAAACCCACTTTATTATAAACTGCACACAGAACATTTTTCTATAGTATAAAAACAACACTTTTCATGTTGAATGAGGTATTACAACACAGAATGTATCAATTTCGCTTATCTTGCAAGTTGTAACAAGTTTTGTAAGCAATGAATAAAACTATGCCTTCAACCTAGTTCTTTAAAtatcacacaaatattataaatctgaaagtttgtttgtttggatatttgtctaTCAAtaatgctgaaactactgaacggattttgatgaaatttggtatacagacagggtatgagctgacttaggtgataggatactttttatcacggGAATGCGgccaaagccgctggcagaagctagtataccaTTTGGTACTAGAAGTAGGTTACAAATTCATTGTTTACACCAGTTGTTTCAACCATTGTCCTCACAATAAATCATAAGTCTTGCAACTGTGAGAGAATTCAACTCAAATAGTGAGAAGTTTCCTAAATTACGAATACTCCCACAATAACAAAGCTCATGTTTTATTGTGACAACTTGTTCTACACTTACTGCTAAATGGGGGATGATGGTAGTAATCACTTAATTGTTTTCTATTCTGCTTAGTCTGTAATGGAAAGTTGGATGATGATAGAAGAAAGTTTTTAATATGAATTCATAGCTCATTAAACTTTGTCTCTATAGACATGAACACTGTCATGATATTTACCAGTCATCTTAGGCTTACAATTCAAGTTGAATGTAGCTTACTTATTTCTTGGTAATCTTAATAATTCATCTATCATAACAATTAGTatctaaacaaaaatctttGATAAACAAAGAAGTCCTAATATATATTACATTCAGATACAGATTACATCACTTTTGCTACtacatctatttattttaatacactaaaaatatattctttccACTGTTCTTACAAGTTACTTGAAGCCAGCCCAATACATAGATGACATAGTGGGCCAACCATTCTCTACTTTCCCTAACATAATTTTCCTTCCTATCTTAATACATAATCTTTCCATCTTTTCTTTGGTCATACTTTTTCTCTATTAAGGAAAGGAGCTCTTTTATAgtataaaagtacctacatacatattcatAACCTATCAAACACATATCCTTGTATTCCAAATAGCAAATGCAAGAATTATAATATCACATAACTATATTGCATAACAATATAtcacaataaatatgaaaaatttaTAGATTCACCACCTTGATGATAATAACCAAATAACAACAGTATATGATTTGTTAAAGGACTTGGTCTCTTAAAGGCAACATTGCCCAGTGCCatgacaaacataataatttataaaagaaattatattgttaatggACTAAACAATATTGTCTAAACTTAAATTTGTATCACAAATTGGGTAAGCAAGAATGCTGTTCACAACTCCAATATCATAAGAGCTGACTGTAACCAAAAACACCCACTCTAACACTTTCATTCCACACACAATCAGGCCATGAACAACATCATCTATTACACCACATACATCACAATTTGATGATACACTATAAGATAAAATACCATAAACTTCAACTGTAGTTTCTGAACTATTGAAATTAAGGTTAAGAGAAGAACAAGAACCTATGATGTGTTTCATGTGTTATTATAAGCTTACATAGTAAAACTCGAAATCATTGATTGCAATTACATTAAGGTGATTTTGGAATTCAAATAAAGAAACTAAATAAGTATGAAAATGTTTgtctatgtattttttaatcacACAAATATGGACTGTGGGTAAAAATATGGCATCCAATCCAATGGTTAGTCAATTACATTTACAGGTTTATTTCTGGGTTTCTAGCAGTAGAAATGGTAGTGAGAAtagttgataaataatttaatttgttttgataatGAATTTGTAAGTTTTTTGTAGTTGATAATCAAAATGAAGGTTGTTAGTTACTCATTCCCCATTTGATGTAAAAGCTTAGTTTCAGGACTAAATTCTTTGAATAAATACCACAGAATAATAGTAGCATTTATTGTGGAGTAAAGTATTTTTCACcacttgaaaaaaaatatagaacttAGCATTATATTGggaataacaaaatattgtaaataaatagaagcTCTAGTACATTATGCACTGAATATCACAGCAGctttttttattagtacttTATTACATGGTTATTAACACCATATGACcggtaaattaaattaaacttaaaaaacacGGATCAGTGAACGTGGTGATTTTAATTCCTCGTGGTGAAGGTACACGCACGTGCCATTTTAACCGTGACCTTGTCTTTAGTATAGTTAAACCCTTTTTACAAGTACTTACGAGAACCAGAAGGAGATGAGGTAACCGTTACTGGGCTGCTAGGTTCACCAGGACCGTTTGGTTTCCTCTGGAACCTGTATTGTCTCAAAAAACTCAACACACTCGGACTTGTACCATTAGACATTGTCACACTTAATCAATCAGTTAGTCAGCActtttcagaaaaaaaactttcaaGTTCTTTGATAAAAACGTAATAAAGATTTACGAAAAAATTATCAAACCACAGAAGCACGACAAGAAGACAACACTACGGCCATTTTTATCCGCGAGACTGCCAGACTgagaatgaaataaaacagGCCAATGGAATGAAATGTCATAAgctgtcaaaatatttattaaccaaTTACAGCAGCGTTCGGATAATTTTAACTAATGGCACTACTTTCGAATTTTTAATGACGTTATCgaacaataagaaaaaaatgtggctatagtaaaaaatatatattctagTGAAAATAcggttttactatttatttttatttatgtaacaacGAAAAATTTATATGGATACgctacttataaaaaaatctagagactaaaaaagttaacttgtgaaagttttgtttctaagttatttatattttttaatatatttccctccttttttattttatttagttttgaggTGTACTttatatgttgtttttttttaagcgaACGAAGCGAACGAGGTGTCATACATACCTCTTTCATCGTAAttaatcgtagcaattggcgttccgtacagttaaaaaataaagataattataaaataaattaataaagtaaagagaaataaaaaatgatttatcagtcatagtttttttatggaataggtggcaaacgagcaaacgagtcacctgatggtaagcaatcagcgccgcccatggacacccgcaacaccagaggagtgacaggtgcgttgccggccttttaaaaaggagtatggataaatactaaataagggtgcttttccaacagaagtgtgctttgctacgttgctgttgatgcgtttggtttccaccaatcatatttattgatacACATAACTTAGACCTGGTGAAAACAAGGTCAACTAAGATAGAATatgttttttacatggaaaAATGCGtcatgcatgctatggatgtgtgttatggatgcaTGCTAAGGGTATGTGCTAAGGATGGTTTCTCTACTATTGATacgtcgcatactcgagttgcgcatcttcctcgtacagctacatagcttagtatcaatggaaactgtcacatagtttcacatccTCGcatcatagctacataacacatctctaatggaaaaacaccctaattAATTCTGGGCATTTATCCATTTCCCTCTAAAACTATCAGTTGCTTTCGCGTTCTCGTAAAAAATGGTAGCTTAGATAtgtctactcctgttccaattGCCGATCCCTTCAACCGTATTACCTGCCTGAGATGAGTGAGAAATAGTTTAAAGTAGATAAGAAAGATTGTATTTACATGCATGTATGTTACATGCAAAGTCTGAAAtttacaaactttcgtatttcaAATTTTTGATATTAGTAAGATCCACAAGAGAAACCGGTTTTATATTTAGTACCggttatttgtttatcttttaattACGTCCCTGAAATTCACTGCTGCCACACTGTTTCTGGTTTCTGTCAGATTAATAGGTGCGGCCATGTTGATCTGTAGTGAATAAAACTgagttaattttcttttaggGAAATAAAATTGACACAATATGCCCAAATGCGACCTCAAAACGAGATACATCCCAGCGACGTTCGCGTGGACTCTATTGTTGGGCACAACATCcctgtttttttatttcccgTAAGTATACAATGTCGTCGATCGTCTGTAAATTCTCATTTTCGGTTTGACAACTTTCACATGAGATTGTTGAATTGTTTCTATTAATATCTTGGGGCTGTGGACTTGCCCTGTGTGACTGTGTGTGGATTATACCTTTGATATGCCTGTGGCGCTGACGGTAAGAGCATTTTGATGAGATCCTTGGAGTTGGTGTAGGAGCCATGTTCCAAGTAATTGTATGTCATATTTACATGAACAGtgtattaatgtattaattagtGTGTTTCTTGAAGTGAGTAGGCATCGGTGTGTAGTCGTGTCAATGGACAGGTACTTCCTGTGTGGTTTCCAAATCTGTATAAACAAAAGATGTCTCATGGTGTGTTGGGAATGAGTCAGTCAACCTTACAGTACTGTGTTACAgcctatttatttgttacaagtTATCCTCTAAATGTTTGTGTGTTGTTtacatagatatttaaattataacacaTCTATATGAGACATGTTCTAACAAGTTGTGCAGGTGTTATCTCTCTGTAAATATTAGATGAtgattacattaataaattaatgtcaacTCTCTAGTGCTCAGTGTTTAGTTTATTACTTGTTAGAGTTTTGGTTAATTCagaatttaaacttaaaagtaacttttattcTGTTTCTTTAGTAATATTCTGTGACCTtacagatgtttttttttttctatataataagATATTGAATTTTCCTCTAT containing:
- the LOC118269232 gene encoding SWI/SNF-related matrix-associated actin-dependent regulator of chromatin subfamily A containing DEAD/H box 1 homolog produces the protein MSNGTSPSVLSFLRQYRFQRKPNGPGEPSSPVTVTSSPSGSQMMHNNKIRMAAPNTVVVRNVPVVYKRIRLQDSDSDDAASPAKKPTVTVELTTAVKERRFRNMLEMFPDISPIFVKNTLIKHGWSEERARDELLMHDPESNDRGSTSTYFGSKPGVSGQSAPRTYTNMGIVRVTSGPKMNVVVRKPLATKGGRERGGSSGSEDDDYGVKKGKDDRVYDSEDSDNEVTDDLIGDKKKVFEFLNNSNMNELSLLSGCSQKKAEAIMSLRPFKGWVDMVEKFNSNKTLSTELLNSTQELLTTRNNIQRLMKKCVVLAQQLESAVAAGAGRLKQPAILHESLKLAPYQLVGLNWLAVLHKQGVSGILADEMGLGKTVQVIAFLAHLKETGQARGTHLIVVPASTLDNWSSELARWCPALRVSKYYGHPEERRQLRIQYARGLDDVDIVLTTYTMVNSCPEERKMFRITAMHYVIYDEAHMLKNMSTQRYDNLLKIKSKHRLLLTGTPLQNNLLELMSLLCFVMPHMFSGKTDDLKSLFQKTAKSKTTKKAEGKQEDDELPFEQSQITQAKRIMKPFVLRRLKRDVLQDLPKKTNHRELCPMSERQGILYKNLIASFSAKDGSIHATTEQSGMSMMMDMRKLANHPLLLRYHYADSALRGAAARLARDPAYKENNEQYAWEDLLCMSDFQIHQLTLQYSCISSYSLPEHLILDSGKFQKLDEMLPRLKAGGHRVLIFSQFTMMLDILEPYLTIRRHRYLRLDGSTAVPDRQDLIDQYNNEDIFVFLLSTKAGGLGINLTAADTVIIHDIDFNPYNDKQAEDRCHRMGQTRPVTIYRLLSCGTIEEGIYQVAQEKLNLEKHVTGDDENDKTEQKNVVRLLSAALGLTSPSK